A single Antechinus flavipes isolate AdamAnt ecotype Samford, QLD, Australia chromosome 5, AdamAnt_v2, whole genome shotgun sequence DNA region contains:
- the SPSB2 gene encoding SPRY domain-containing SOCS box protein 2, whose translation MGQTALAGDSGTSSTPSPTPSYQELSFPEGLEELLSAPPVDLSVQQLHGWNPKDCSENIEVKEEGLSFERRPVAQSTDGARGKRGYSRGLHAWEIGWPQEQRGTHAVVGVATALAPLQADCYSALLGSNGESWGWDIGRGRLYHQSKGTGAPRYPTGLGDERLEVPEKLLVVLDMEEGTLGYAIGSTYLGPAFRGLKGRTLYPAVSAVWGQCQVRIRYLGERRAEPHSLLHLSRLCVRDILGEARLDEVSALPLPSAMKRYLLYQ comes from the exons ATGGGCCAGACGGCCCTGGCAGGGGACAGTGGGACCAGCAGCACCCCGTCCCCAACCCCCTCGTATCAAGAGTTGTCTTTCCCGGAGGGATTGGAGGAGCTGCTCTCAGCACCCCCAGTAGACCTGAGTGTACAGCAGCTACATGGCTGGAACCCCAAGGACTGCTCCGAGAACATTGAGGTCAAGGAAGAAGGGCTGAGCTTTGAGCGAAGGCCCGTGGCTCAGAGTACCGATGGAGCCCGGGGCAAGAGGGGCTACTCCAGGGGCTTGCATGCCTGGGAGATCGGCTGGCCGCAGGAGCAGAGGGGCACCCATGCCGTGGTGGGCGTAGCCACGGCTCTAGCCCCACTGCAAGCGGACTGTTACTCGGCTTTGCTGGGCAGCAATGGGGAGTCATGGGGCTGGGACATTGGGCGGGGAAGGCTATACCACCAAAGCAAGGGAACTGGTGCCCCTAGATATCCCACAGGGCTGGGGGACGAACGTCTGGAGGTTCCTGAGAAACTGCTAGTGGTTTTGGATATGGAGGAAGGAACTCTGGGTTATGCCATTGGAAGTACCTACTTGGGGCCTGCCTTCCGAGGCCTTAAAGGAAGGACCCTCTACCCCGCTGTCAGTGCTGTGTGGGGGCAGTGCCAGGTCCGAATCCGCTacctgggggagaggagag CGGAACCTCACTCCCTTCTTCACCTGAGCCGCCTGTGTGTTCGAGACATTTTGGGGGAAGCACGGCTGGATGAGGTTTCTGCCCTACCTTTGCCCTCTGCCATGAAACGGTACCTGCTCTACCAGTGA
- the TPI1 gene encoding triosephosphate isomerase isoform X2, whose product MQIEWNVTVEVVCAPPSIYLDFVRQKLDQKICVAAQNCYKVAKGAFTGEISPAMIKDCGATWVILGHSERRHVFGESDELIGQKVAHALAEGLGVIACIGEKLDEREAGITEKVVFDQTKAIADNVKDWSKVVLAYEPVWAIGTGKTATPQQAQEVHEKLRSWLKTHVSEPVSQAIRIIYGGSVTGANCKELAGQADVDGFLVGGASLKPEFLDIIQAKK is encoded by the exons ATGCAGATAGAATGGAATGTGACAGTAG AAGTGGTATGTGCACCTCCTTCCATCTATCTTGACTTTGTTCGTCAGAAATTGGATCAAAAAATCTGTGTGGCTGCTCAGAACTGCTACAAAGTGGCCAAGGGTGCATTTACTGGGGAGATCAG tcctgcCATGATTAAGGATTGTGGGGCCACTTGGGTGATCTTGGGACACTCGGAAAGGAGGCACGTCTTTGGGGAGTCAGATGAG CTCATTGGGCAGAAGGTAGCCCATGCTCTGGCAGAAGGCCTGGGAGTGATTGCTTGTATTGGGGAGAAACTGGATGAAAGGGAAGCTGGAATCACTGAGAAGGTTGTTTTTGACCAAACCAAGGCCATTGCAG ATAACGTGAAGGACTGGTCCAAAGTCGTCCTAGCCTATGAACCCGTCTGGGCTATCGGTACTGGCAAGACAGCTACGCCCCAGCAG GCCCAAGAGGTACATGAGAAGCTTCGGTCTTGGCTTAAGACCCATGTCTCAGAACCTGTATCACAAGCAATCAGGATTATTTATGGAG GCTCTGTGACTGGGGCCAATTGTAAGGAACTGGCCGGCCAGGCTGATGTGGATGGCTTTCTGGTGGGTGGAGCTTCTCTTAAACCTGAATTTCTGGACATCATTCAAGCCAAAAAATGA
- the TPI1 gene encoding triosephosphate isomerase isoform X1, with amino-acid sequence MQIEWNVTVVAAHCRQTMSSRKFFVGGNWKMNGDKKSVGELITSLNGAKVPPNTEVVCAPPSIYLDFVRQKLDQKICVAAQNCYKVAKGAFTGEISPAMIKDCGATWVILGHSERRHVFGESDELIGQKVAHALAEGLGVIACIGEKLDEREAGITEKVVFDQTKAIADNVKDWSKVVLAYEPVWAIGTGKTATPQQAQEVHEKLRSWLKTHVSEPVSQAIRIIYGGSVTGANCKELAGQADVDGFLVGGASLKPEFLDIIQAKK; translated from the exons ATGCAGATAGAATGGAATGTGACAGTAG TCGCTGCCCATTGCCGACAAACCATGTCGTCCCGGAAGTTCTTCGTTGGGGGCAATTGGAAGATGAATGGGGACAAGAAGTCTGTGGGGGAGCTCATCACTTCGCTCAACGGGGCCAAGGTGCCCCCCAACACCG AAGTGGTATGTGCACCTCCTTCCATCTATCTTGACTTTGTTCGTCAGAAATTGGATCAAAAAATCTGTGTGGCTGCTCAGAACTGCTACAAAGTGGCCAAGGGTGCATTTACTGGGGAGATCAG tcctgcCATGATTAAGGATTGTGGGGCCACTTGGGTGATCTTGGGACACTCGGAAAGGAGGCACGTCTTTGGGGAGTCAGATGAG CTCATTGGGCAGAAGGTAGCCCATGCTCTGGCAGAAGGCCTGGGAGTGATTGCTTGTATTGGGGAGAAACTGGATGAAAGGGAAGCTGGAATCACTGAGAAGGTTGTTTTTGACCAAACCAAGGCCATTGCAG ATAACGTGAAGGACTGGTCCAAAGTCGTCCTAGCCTATGAACCCGTCTGGGCTATCGGTACTGGCAAGACAGCTACGCCCCAGCAG GCCCAAGAGGTACATGAGAAGCTTCGGTCTTGGCTTAAGACCCATGTCTCAGAACCTGTATCACAAGCAATCAGGATTATTTATGGAG GCTCTGTGACTGGGGCCAATTGTAAGGAACTGGCCGGCCAGGCTGATGTGGATGGCTTTCTGGTGGGTGGAGCTTCTCTTAAACCTGAATTTCTGGACATCATTCAAGCCAAAAAATGA
- the USP5 gene encoding ubiquitin carboxyl-terminal hydrolase 5 isoform X2 — protein MAELSEEALLSVLPTIRVPKAGDRVHKDECAFSFDTPESEGGLYICMNTFLGFGKQYVEKHYCRTGQRVYLHLQRTRRPKEDDTTSGTGDPPRKKPTRLAIGVEGGFDLTEKFEYDEDVKIVILPDYLEIARDGLGGLPEMARDRITSAVEALLSADSASRKQEVQAWDGEVRQVSKHAFNLKQLENPARIPPCGWKCSKCDMRENLWLNMTDGSILCGRRYFDGSGGNNHAVEHYKETGYPLAVKLGTITPDGADVYSYDEDDMVLDPNLAEHLSHFGIDMLKMQKTDKTMTELEIDMNQRIGEWELIQESSVQLKPLYGPSYTGIRNLGNSCYLNSVVQVLFSIPDFQRKYVDKLEKIFQNAPSDPTQDFSTQVAKLGHGLLSGEYSKPAPESGDGEQVPEQKGIQDGIAPRMFKSLIGKGHPEFSTNRQQDAQEFFLHFINMVERNCRSSENPNEVFRFLVEEKIKCLATEKVKYTQRVDYIMQLPVPMDAALNKEELLEYEEKKRQAEEEKQPLPELVRAQVPFSSCLEAFGVPEQVDDFWSTALQAKSVAVKTTRFASFPDYLVIQIKKFTFGLDWVPKKLDVSIEMPEELDISQLRGLGLQPGEEELPDIAPPLVTPDEPKAPMLDESVIIQLVEMGFPMDACRKAVYYTGNSGAEAAMNWVMSHMDDPDFANPLVLPGSSGPGSTSTVADPPSEDCVATIVSMGFSRDQAMKALRATNNNLERAVDWIFSHIDDLDAEAAMDISEGRSAADSISESVPVGPKVRDGPGKYQLFAFISHMGTSTMCGHYVCHIKKEGRWVIYNDQKVCASEKPPKDLGYIYFYQRMAS, from the exons GAGTCCGAGGGTGGTCTGTATATTTGCATGAATACCTTTTTGGGCTTTGGCAAACAGTACGTTGAGAAGCATTACTGCAGGACTGGACAGCGGGTCTATCTTCACCTCCAGAGAACTCGGCGTCCA AAAGAAGATGATACCACTTCAGGGACAGGAGATCCCCCCAGAAAGAAGCCAACGCGCCTGGCTATTG GTGTGGAAGGCGGGTTTGATCTCACAGAGAAGTTTGAATATGATGAGGATGTGAAGATTGTCATTTTACCAGACTATCTGGAGATTGCCCGAGATGGGCTGGGAGGACTGCCTGAAATGGCCAGAGACCGG ATCACCAGTGCAGTGGAGGCCCTGTTGTCAGCAGACTCTGCCTCACGGAAACAGGAGGTACAGGCTTGGGACGGGGAGGTGCGGCAAGTCTCCAAGCACGCCTTCAATCTCAAGCAGCTGGAGAATCCTGCCCGAATCCCTCCCTG TGGCTGGAAATGTTCCAAATGTGATATGCGGGAAAACCTGTGGCTCAACATGACGGATGGTTCCATACTCTGCGGTCGTCGATACTTTGATGGGAGTGGGGGCAATAACCATGCGGTAGAACATTACAAAGAAACTGGGTACCCATTGGCAGTGAAGCTTGGCACCATCACACCTGATGGTGCAG ATGTTTACTCATATGATGAAGATGATATGGTTCTGGATCCCAATCTAGCAGAACACCTATCCCATTTTGGCATTGACATGCTGAAGATGCAGAAG ACAGACAAAACAATGACAGAGCTGGAGATAGATATGAATCAGCGGATTGGTGAATGGGAGTTGATCCAGGAGTCCAGCGTGCAACTCAAGCCCCTCTATGGCCCCAGTTACACAGGCATCCGAAACTTAGGCAATAGCTGTTACCTCAACTCAGTGGTTCAAGTGCTCTTCAGCATCCCTGACTTCCAGAGGAA GTATGTGGACAAGTTGGAGAAGATCTTCCAGAATGCACCATCCGACCCCACCCAGGACTTCAGCACCCAGGT AGCCAAGTTGGGCCATGGCCTTCTCTCAGGGGAGTATTCCAAGCCTGCACCAGAATCTGGAGATGGGGAACAGGTGCCAGAGCAAAAA GGAATTCAGGATGGCATTGCCCCTCGAATGTTCAAGTCTCTCATTGGCAAAGGTCACCCAGAGTTCTCCACCAACCGGCAGCAGGATGCCCAAGAGTTCTTCCTTCACTTTATAAATATGGTTGAg AGGAATTGCCGAAGCTCAGAAAACCCAAATGAAGTATTCCGATTCCTGGTAGAAGAGAAGATCAAGTGCCTGGCCACAGAGAAGGTCAAGTACACCCAGCGAGTGGACTATATCATGCAGCTGCCTGTACCCATGGATGCAGCCCTTAACAAAG AGGAACTTTTGGAGTATGAAGAGAAGAAACGCCAAGCAGAAGAGGAGAAGCAGCCTCTGCCAGAGCTGGTTCGGGCCCAGGTGCCTTTTAGTTCCTGCCTGGAGGCCTTTGGGGTCCCAGAGCAGGTAGATGACTTCTGGAGCACAGCCCTCCAAGCTAAATCTGTAGCTGTCAA GACAACACGATTTGCCTCGTTCCCTGACTACCTGGTCATCCAGATCAAGAAGTTTACCTTTGGCTTGGACTGGGTGCCCAAAAAGTTAG ATGTATCCATTGAGATGCCTGAGGAGCTGGATATCTCACAGCTTCGGGGGTTAGGGCTGCAGCCTGGAGAGGAGGAGCTACCTGACATTGCTCCACCCCTGGTCACCCCAGATGAACCCAAAG CACCCATGTTGGATGAATCTGTCATCATTCAGTTGGTTGAGATGGGTTTCCCCATGGATGCTTGCCGTAAAGCTGTCTACTACACTGGCAATAGTGGGGCTGAAGCTGCTATGAACTGGGTCATGTCTCATATGGATGATCCAG ATTTTGCAAACCCACTTGTCCTGCCTGGCTCCAGTGGTCCTGGTTCTACCAGCACAGTGGCTGACCCCCCCTCAGAAGATTGTGTGGCTACTATTGTCTCCATGGGCTTCTCCAGGGACCAGGCCATGAAAGCACTCCGGGCTACG AACAACAATCTTGAACGGGCTGTAGACTGGATTTTTAGCCACATTGATGACCTGGATGCAGAGGCCGCTATGGACATTTCAGAGGGGCGCTCAGCTGCAGATTCCATCTCTGAGTCTGTGCCTGTGGGACCTAAAGTCCGAGATGGTCCTGGAA AATATCAGCTCTTTGCCTTCATCAGTCACATGGGCACCTCTACCATGTGTGGTCACTATGTCTGCCATATCAAGAAGGAGGGCAG gtGGGTTATCTACAATGATCAGAAAGTATGTGCCTCAGAGAAGCCACCCAAGGACCTGGGCTATATTTACTTCTACCAGAGAATGGCCAGCTAA
- the USP5 gene encoding ubiquitin carboxyl-terminal hydrolase 5 isoform X1, which yields MAELSEEALLSVLPTIRVPKAGDRVHKDECAFSFDTPESEGGLYICMNTFLGFGKQYVEKHYCRTGQRVYLHLQRTRRPKEDDTTSGTGDPPRKKPTRLAIGVEGGFDLTEKFEYDEDVKIVILPDYLEIARDGLGGLPEMARDRITSAVEALLSADSASRKQEVQAWDGEVRQVSKHAFNLKQLENPARIPPCGWKCSKCDMRENLWLNMTDGSILCGRRYFDGSGGNNHAVEHYKETGYPLAVKLGTITPDGADVYSYDEDDMVLDPNLAEHLSHFGIDMLKMQKTDKTMTELEIDMNQRIGEWELIQESSVQLKPLYGPSYTGIRNLGNSCYLNSVVQVLFSIPDFQRKYVDKLEKIFQNAPSDPTQDFSTQVAKLGHGLLSGEYSKPAPESGDGEQVPEQKGIQDGIAPRMFKSLIGKGHPEFSTNRQQDAQEFFLHFINMVERNCRSSENPNEVFRFLVEEKIKCLATEKVKYTQRVDYIMQLPVPMDAALNKEELLEYEEKKRQAEEEKQPLPELVRAQVPFSSCLEAFGVPEQVDDFWSTALQAKSVAVKTTRFASFPDYLVIQIKKFTFGLDWVPKKLDVSIEMPEELDISQLRGLGLQPGEEELPDIAPPLVTPDEPKGSLGFYGNEDEDSFCSPHFSSPTSPMLDESVIIQLVEMGFPMDACRKAVYYTGNSGAEAAMNWVMSHMDDPDFANPLVLPGSSGPGSTSTVADPPSEDCVATIVSMGFSRDQAMKALRATNNNLERAVDWIFSHIDDLDAEAAMDISEGRSAADSISESVPVGPKVRDGPGKYQLFAFISHMGTSTMCGHYVCHIKKEGRWVIYNDQKVCASEKPPKDLGYIYFYQRMAS from the exons GAGTCCGAGGGTGGTCTGTATATTTGCATGAATACCTTTTTGGGCTTTGGCAAACAGTACGTTGAGAAGCATTACTGCAGGACTGGACAGCGGGTCTATCTTCACCTCCAGAGAACTCGGCGTCCA AAAGAAGATGATACCACTTCAGGGACAGGAGATCCCCCCAGAAAGAAGCCAACGCGCCTGGCTATTG GTGTGGAAGGCGGGTTTGATCTCACAGAGAAGTTTGAATATGATGAGGATGTGAAGATTGTCATTTTACCAGACTATCTGGAGATTGCCCGAGATGGGCTGGGAGGACTGCCTGAAATGGCCAGAGACCGG ATCACCAGTGCAGTGGAGGCCCTGTTGTCAGCAGACTCTGCCTCACGGAAACAGGAGGTACAGGCTTGGGACGGGGAGGTGCGGCAAGTCTCCAAGCACGCCTTCAATCTCAAGCAGCTGGAGAATCCTGCCCGAATCCCTCCCTG TGGCTGGAAATGTTCCAAATGTGATATGCGGGAAAACCTGTGGCTCAACATGACGGATGGTTCCATACTCTGCGGTCGTCGATACTTTGATGGGAGTGGGGGCAATAACCATGCGGTAGAACATTACAAAGAAACTGGGTACCCATTGGCAGTGAAGCTTGGCACCATCACACCTGATGGTGCAG ATGTTTACTCATATGATGAAGATGATATGGTTCTGGATCCCAATCTAGCAGAACACCTATCCCATTTTGGCATTGACATGCTGAAGATGCAGAAG ACAGACAAAACAATGACAGAGCTGGAGATAGATATGAATCAGCGGATTGGTGAATGGGAGTTGATCCAGGAGTCCAGCGTGCAACTCAAGCCCCTCTATGGCCCCAGTTACACAGGCATCCGAAACTTAGGCAATAGCTGTTACCTCAACTCAGTGGTTCAAGTGCTCTTCAGCATCCCTGACTTCCAGAGGAA GTATGTGGACAAGTTGGAGAAGATCTTCCAGAATGCACCATCCGACCCCACCCAGGACTTCAGCACCCAGGT AGCCAAGTTGGGCCATGGCCTTCTCTCAGGGGAGTATTCCAAGCCTGCACCAGAATCTGGAGATGGGGAACAGGTGCCAGAGCAAAAA GGAATTCAGGATGGCATTGCCCCTCGAATGTTCAAGTCTCTCATTGGCAAAGGTCACCCAGAGTTCTCCACCAACCGGCAGCAGGATGCCCAAGAGTTCTTCCTTCACTTTATAAATATGGTTGAg AGGAATTGCCGAAGCTCAGAAAACCCAAATGAAGTATTCCGATTCCTGGTAGAAGAGAAGATCAAGTGCCTGGCCACAGAGAAGGTCAAGTACACCCAGCGAGTGGACTATATCATGCAGCTGCCTGTACCCATGGATGCAGCCCTTAACAAAG AGGAACTTTTGGAGTATGAAGAGAAGAAACGCCAAGCAGAAGAGGAGAAGCAGCCTCTGCCAGAGCTGGTTCGGGCCCAGGTGCCTTTTAGTTCCTGCCTGGAGGCCTTTGGGGTCCCAGAGCAGGTAGATGACTTCTGGAGCACAGCCCTCCAAGCTAAATCTGTAGCTGTCAA GACAACACGATTTGCCTCGTTCCCTGACTACCTGGTCATCCAGATCAAGAAGTTTACCTTTGGCTTGGACTGGGTGCCCAAAAAGTTAG ATGTATCCATTGAGATGCCTGAGGAGCTGGATATCTCACAGCTTCGGGGGTTAGGGCTGCAGCCTGGAGAGGAGGAGCTACCTGACATTGCTCCACCCCTGGTCACCCCAGATGAACCCAAAGGTAGCCTTGGTTTCTATGGAAACGAAGATGAAGACTCCTTCTGCTCCCCTCACTTCTCCTCTCCGACAT CACCCATGTTGGATGAATCTGTCATCATTCAGTTGGTTGAGATGGGTTTCCCCATGGATGCTTGCCGTAAAGCTGTCTACTACACTGGCAATAGTGGGGCTGAAGCTGCTATGAACTGGGTCATGTCTCATATGGATGATCCAG ATTTTGCAAACCCACTTGTCCTGCCTGGCTCCAGTGGTCCTGGTTCTACCAGCACAGTGGCTGACCCCCCCTCAGAAGATTGTGTGGCTACTATTGTCTCCATGGGCTTCTCCAGGGACCAGGCCATGAAAGCACTCCGGGCTACG AACAACAATCTTGAACGGGCTGTAGACTGGATTTTTAGCCACATTGATGACCTGGATGCAGAGGCCGCTATGGACATTTCAGAGGGGCGCTCAGCTGCAGATTCCATCTCTGAGTCTGTGCCTGTGGGACCTAAAGTCCGAGATGGTCCTGGAA AATATCAGCTCTTTGCCTTCATCAGTCACATGGGCACCTCTACCATGTGTGGTCACTATGTCTGCCATATCAAGAAGGAGGGCAG gtGGGTTATCTACAATGATCAGAAAGTATGTGCCTCAGAGAAGCCACCCAAGGACCTGGGCTATATTTACTTCTACCAGAGAATGGCCAGCTAA